The following coding sequences lie in one Narcine bancroftii isolate sNarBan1 unplaced genomic scaffold, sNarBan1.hap1 Scaffold_165, whole genome shotgun sequence genomic window:
- the LOC138750541 gene encoding uncharacterized protein, giving the protein MEPGFRLAVALRWYATPCEYRSISPIFGIGISTVCMVVQVVTAALTKFLGKRLMSLPIGTRLQETNDSLVQRGYPMCAGAIDGSHIPIIAPSLHAAAYYNRKGSASGGRPQILVS; this is encoded by the coding sequence ATGGAGCCGGGATTTCGATTAGCTGTGGCTCTGCGctggtatgccaccccttgtgagtatcgatccatcagtcccatctttggaataggcatcagcaccgtgtgcatggtggtgcaggtgGTGACGGCCGCCTTGACGAAGTTCCTCGGTAAACGTCTCATGTCCCTGCCCATTGGAACACGTCTCCAGGAGACCAATGACAGCTTGGTgcaaaggggatacccaatgtgtgccggtgccattgatggatcacatattcccattattgcccccagcttgcatgctgcagcctactacaatcgcaaaggttctgcaagcggtggtcgaccacagattctggtgagctaa